From Rutidosis leptorrhynchoides isolate AG116_Rl617_1_P2 chromosome 3, CSIRO_AGI_Rlap_v1, whole genome shotgun sequence, a single genomic window includes:
- the LOC139895766 gene encoding uncharacterized protein, with product MADIGQTTTEVFAPTTTLQVWRTLVNWLNFVFQILGQIIRGTPSIASFIDFSSTTSFKPLPVVECPESSASKNFVCIPTAVTEYGRLPKLTVVLDLDETLVCAYETSSLPDSVRKQAADVGLTWFELECVSSDKESDGKPKVSYVTVFERPGLHEFLSQLSKFADLVLFTAGLEGYARPLVDRIDTEKTFSRRFYRPSTISTEYREHVKDLSFISTDYCRIVIVDNNPFSFLLQPVNGIPCIPFTAGQPRDDQLLEVILPLLKHLSEQRDVRPVLYERFRMPEWFEKHGIPATRA from the exons ATGGCGGATATCGGCCAAACAACTACTGAAGTATTCGCGCCAACGACGACGTTACAAGTATGGCGAACACTCGTCAACTGGTTGAATTTTGTGTTTCAGATCTTAGGTCAGATCATCAGAGGTACACCTTCGATTGCTTCGTTTATAGATTTTTCTTCAACGACGTCGTTTAAGCCTTTGCCGGTCGTTGAGTGTCCGGAATCATCTGCCTCTAAAAATTTCGTTTGTATTCCGACCGCCGTTACTGAATATGGTCGTTTACCTAAGCTCACG GTGGTTCTTGATTTGGACGAAACATTGGTATGTGCATATGAGACATCTAGTTTACCTGACAGTGTTCGGAAACAAGCTGCCGATGTTGGATTGACATGGTTTGAGCTAGAATGCGTATCATCTGACAAG GAGTCTGATGGAAAACCCAAAGTTAGTTACGTGACAGTATTTGAACGTCCTGGATTGCACGAATTTCTTTCCCAGCTTAGCAAATTTGCTGATCTTGTATTGTTTACCGCAGGCCTTGAAG GATATGCTAGACCACTTGTTGATAGAATAGATACTGAAAAAACATTCAGCCGTAGATTTTATCGGCCTTCAACAATTTCCAC GGAATATCGAGAACATGTGAAGGACCTATCTTTCATATCAACAGATTATTGCAGAATAGTTATCGTTGATAACAATCCATTCAGTTTCTTATTGCAACCAGTCAATGGAATACCATGCATACCTTTTACTGCTGGACAACCACGCGACGACCAG CTTCTTGAGGTCATCCTTCCCCTACTGAAGCATCTTTCTGAGCAGAGGGATGTAAGACCTGTGCTATACGAAAGGTTCCGCATGCCCGAATGGTTCGAAAAACATGGAATCCCAGCCACTAGGGCATAG